A portion of the Thermosediminibacter oceani DSM 16646 genome contains these proteins:
- a CDS encoding DUF3006 domain-containing protein produces MVMGKKGVIDRFEGEVAVIETMDGKIVNIKKHLLPEKAREGDVIDLENLTIDEPETRRRKRDIEEMARNLFED; encoded by the coding sequence ATGGTCATGGGCAAAAAGGGAGTTATAGACCGCTTTGAGGGCGAGGTTGCCGTCATTGAAACCATGGACGGAAAGATTGTAAACATAAAAAAACATCTCCTTCCCGAAAAGGCCAGGGAAGGAGATGTAATAGACCTCGAAAACCTAACCATCGACGAACCGGAAACCCGGCGCCGCAAAAGAGATATCGAAGAAATGGCAAGGAACCTATTCGAAGATTAG
- the dat gene encoding D-amino-acid transaminase yields the protein MEAVVYLNGERVDYADARVSVEDRGFQFGDGLYEVVRVYGGRFFYLNRHLKRLQKGAEEIYMELDFGLDRLRDVCKKAVVESGFKDASVYIQVTRGVAPRQHAFPEKSSCTWVVIVRQAKPQPDEFYENGVKVITVPDERWTRCNIKTVQLIANCIAKEKAKRAGAYEAVFHRGGIVTEGSSSNLFIVKDRKLFTHPANNLILHGITRSVVLEIAEKLGFDVVEEAFSLDRLFDADEAFVTGTMTEVMPIVKVDGKMIGDGVPGEMTRDIMREFRKLTETVDE from the coding sequence ATGGAAGCAGTGGTTTATTTAAACGGGGAAAGGGTTGATTACGCGGATGCCAGAGTATCCGTAGAAGATCGTGGGTTCCAGTTTGGCGACGGCCTTTACGAAGTTGTCCGGGTGTACGGCGGAAGGTTCTTTTATTTGAACCGCCACTTGAAGAGGCTGCAGAAAGGTGCCGAGGAGATATACATGGAGCTCGACTTCGGCCTCGACAGGTTAAGGGATGTATGCAAAAAAGCGGTGGTGGAAAGTGGTTTTAAAGATGCTTCCGTTTATATCCAGGTTACCCGGGGCGTAGCGCCGCGCCAGCACGCTTTCCCGGAGAAAAGTTCCTGTACGTGGGTCGTGATAGTGCGCCAAGCCAAACCCCAGCCCGACGAATTTTACGAAAACGGTGTCAAAGTCATCACCGTCCCCGATGAGCGCTGGACTCGCTGCAATATAAAGACCGTGCAGCTTATAGCAAACTGTATAGCGAAAGAAAAAGCCAAGAGGGCAGGAGCGTACGAAGCCGTATTCCACAGGGGTGGGATAGTAACGGAAGGATCCAGCAGCAATTTATTCATAGTTAAGGATAGGAAGCTTTTCACCCACCCGGCAAACAACCTGATTCTACACGGTATAACAAGAAGCGTGGTGCTTGAAATCGCCGAAAAACTGGGCTTTGATGTGGTAGAAGAGGCTTTTTCCCTTGATAGACTTTTCGACGCCGACGAAGCCTTTGTTACGGGGACCATGACAGAAGTCATGCCCATCGTAAAGGTTGACGGCAAAATGATAGGCGACGGTGTTCCCGGCGAGATGACCAGGGACATAATGAGGGAATTCAGAAAACTTACCGAAACCGTTGACGAGTAA
- the murB gene encoding UDP-N-acetylmuramate dehydrogenase, with protein MDIQAFYKDICKVIPSNRVKMNELMKHHTSFRIGGPADIMVLPQSSEEIKKALMLCRQKDIPVFIMGNGTNLLVRDKGIRGVVIKIAQNFNDVEVKGNTIRSKAGVFLSVVARIALENHLSGLEFAAGIPGTVGGAIIMNAGAYGGEMADVIKEVVVMDFNGEIFSMKKEELEFGYRWCNLQKGGKIVLEAELELKPGNYEDIKLKMEELSAKRRMKQPLNMPSAGSAFKRPTGNYAGALIEKAGLKGFKVGGAMISDLHAGFIVNTGNATAEDVLKLIGIIQRKVKEEFGILLEPEIKVVGEE; from the coding sequence ATGGACATACAGGCTTTTTACAAAGATATATGCAAGGTTATACCTTCAAATAGAGTGAAAATGAACGAGCTCATGAAGCACCATACGTCCTTCCGTATAGGTGGGCCGGCGGATATTATGGTATTGCCCCAAAGCAGTGAAGAAATCAAAAAGGCATTAATGCTGTGCAGACAAAAGGATATTCCCGTTTTTATAATGGGGAACGGTACAAACCTGCTGGTCAGGGATAAAGGAATACGGGGCGTAGTGATTAAAATTGCCCAGAACTTTAATGATGTCGAAGTAAAGGGGAATACCATAAGATCCAAAGCCGGGGTATTTCTGTCGGTTGTGGCAAGAATAGCTTTGGAAAACCATCTCAGCGGTTTGGAATTCGCTGCCGGTATTCCCGGAACGGTAGGCGGTGCAATAATAATGAACGCAGGAGCCTACGGGGGAGAAATGGCAGATGTGATAAAAGAAGTAGTGGTGATGGACTTTAACGGAGAGATTTTTTCTATGAAAAAAGAAGAGCTGGAGTTCGGATACCGCTGGTGCAATCTGCAGAAGGGAGGGAAAATTGTTCTGGAGGCCGAACTCGAGCTGAAGCCCGGGAATTACGAGGATATTAAGCTAAAAATGGAGGAGCTTTCAGCCAAGCGCAGGATGAAACAACCTCTCAATATGCCTAGCGCTGGCAGTGCCTTTAAGCGCCCCACCGGAAATTACGCCGGTGCTTTGATAGAGAAGGCAGGGCTGAAGGGATTCAAGGTGGGCGGCGCAATGATTTCCGACCTCCACGCTGGCTTTATAGTAAACACCGGAAATGCCACTGCCGAAGATGTGCTCAAGCTTATCGGGATTATACAGCGAAAAGTCAAAGAGGAATTCGGAATTTTGCTCGAGCCCGAAATAAAGGTAGTTGGTGAGGAATAG
- the hprK gene encoding HPr(Ser) kinase/phosphatase has protein sequence MRKINLSRIIDKFDLETLVKVDNLPDIDVIDLNRPGLELAGFFAHFAFERIQILGMTEISFLNSLPPDLRRERLETLLSYNLPCIIITRNLNPPEELLNLAEKYGRCILRTPEATTRLISKLTDFLESEMAPMTTVHGVLMDIYGVGVLLLGESGIGKSETAIELIKRGHRLVADDAVEIKQVAKNVLIGTAPEIIRYYLEVRGLGIIDVKTVFGAGAVKDDIRIDMVIELVEWEKYKEGDRLGLQDERMTILESSIPKKTIPIRPGRNLAAIIEVAAMDHRLKAMGHNAALIFTQKLSSKIQEGKND, from the coding sequence TTGCGCAAAATAAATTTAAGCAGAATCATTGATAAATTTGATCTGGAAACTTTAGTAAAGGTTGATAATTTACCTGATATCGACGTGATCGATCTTAACCGACCGGGGCTCGAGCTTGCCGGTTTCTTTGCCCATTTTGCTTTTGAGAGAATACAGATCCTCGGCATGACCGAGATCTCCTTTCTGAATAGCCTACCTCCGGATCTAAGGCGGGAACGCCTAGAGACGCTCCTTTCCTACAATTTGCCCTGCATTATTATCACGAGGAACTTGAACCCACCGGAGGAGCTCTTGAACCTGGCTGAAAAGTACGGCCGGTGTATATTAAGGACCCCGGAAGCTACCACGAGGCTCATAAGCAAGTTGACCGATTTTCTGGAGAGCGAAATGGCTCCCATGACCACCGTCCACGGAGTGCTCATGGACATATACGGTGTGGGGGTGCTGCTCCTGGGGGAAAGCGGCATTGGGAAAAGTGAGACCGCTATAGAACTGATAAAACGCGGTCACCGGCTGGTAGCCGACGATGCGGTTGAGATAAAGCAGGTTGCAAAAAACGTCCTCATAGGTACGGCACCGGAAATTATACGCTATTACCTGGAAGTAAGAGGCCTGGGAATAATAGACGTTAAGACGGTATTCGGAGCTGGGGCGGTCAAGGACGATATAAGAATAGATATGGTGATCGAGCTGGTAGAGTGGGAAAAATATAAAGAAGGAGACCGGTTAGGTCTTCAGGACGAAAGAATGACTATTCTTGAATCCTCCATCCCCAAAAAGACCATTCCTATAAGACCGGGAAGAAATCTTGCCGCTATTATAGAGGTAGCGGCCATGGATCACAGGCTTAAAGCCATGGGTCATAATGCGGCCCTGATATTTACTCAGAAGTTATCCAGCAAAATACAGGAAGGAAAAAATGATTGA
- a CDS encoding bifunctional phosphoglucose/phosphomannose isomerase: MLDKLENIRQLDKYGMFDLIYNLADQCEEAVKIARESVKGLRFHNIVNVVITGLGGSAIGGDLVKMLAGDKASLPIFVNRDYTLPSFVDEKTLVIASSYSGNTEETLAAYDEAMKKKARLVAITTGGELKKKAMADEIPVITIPSGLPPRAAIGYSFFPLLVLLEELGIIHNCAVQIPGAIELLRRVRDELAPEVPGDKNPAKALARKIHGKLPVIYGSQGVTDALAVRWKGQMNENGKHPAFYNVFPELNHNEIMGFEGDPRLLAEMEIVILRSPEENDRVKKRIEITSSLIRDKVSGINEVWPAGDTRLERIMYHVIYGDYVSAYLAVLNEKDPTEIDFINILKERMKG, from the coding sequence ATGCTAGATAAACTGGAAAATATTAGGCAGCTGGATAAATACGGCATGTTCGACCTTATTTACAACCTTGCCGACCAGTGCGAAGAAGCGGTTAAAATAGCCCGGGAATCGGTAAAAGGCCTAAGGTTTCACAACATCGTCAACGTGGTTATCACCGGTCTTGGCGGTTCCGCCATAGGCGGTGACCTGGTGAAGATGCTCGCCGGCGATAAGGCTAGCCTGCCCATTTTCGTTAATAGGGATTACACCCTGCCCTCGTTTGTGGATGAGAAGACGCTGGTGATAGCGTCCAGTTATTCGGGCAACACCGAAGAGACCCTTGCAGCTTACGATGAGGCCATGAAGAAAAAGGCTCGGCTTGTAGCCATAACCACTGGTGGCGAACTCAAGAAAAAGGCAATGGCGGATGAAATTCCGGTGATTACGATACCGTCCGGCCTTCCGCCCCGCGCAGCTATCGGATATTCTTTCTTCCCGCTTCTGGTGCTTCTTGAAGAACTGGGCATTATCCATAACTGTGCCGTCCAGATACCCGGAGCCATCGAACTTCTGAGAAGGGTTAGGGATGAGCTGGCCCCGGAGGTCCCCGGGGATAAGAACCCGGCCAAAGCCCTTGCAAGAAAAATACACGGCAAACTGCCGGTAATATACGGTTCTCAGGGGGTAACCGATGCACTAGCGGTTCGCTGGAAGGGTCAGATGAACGAAAACGGAAAACACCCGGCTTTTTACAACGTTTTTCCTGAACTGAATCACAACGAGATAATGGGATTTGAGGGCGATCCCCGGCTCCTTGCGGAAATGGAAATAGTGATATTGAGGTCGCCCGAAGAAAACGACCGGGTGAAAAAGAGGATAGAAATCACTTCTAGTCTAATCCGAGATAAAGTCTCTGGAATCAATGAAGTCTGGCCCGCCGGAGACACCCGGCTAGAAAGGATAATGTATCACGTGATTTACGGGGATTACGTAAGCGCTTACCTTGCAGTACTGAACGAAAAGGATCCGACGGAAATAGACTTCATCAATATATTAAAAGAGCGGATGAAGGGGTAA
- a CDS encoding aminopeptidase yields the protein MRDPRYEKLARILIHYSVELKEGENILIEAGPGEAPLVKELVREIYRVGGRPFVSLAMQEIQREILMNLSEEAAAMMARYDSERMKDMNAYIGIRGGDNVAELSDVPHDKKSLYMQLYVKPVHGDIRVPRTKWCVLRYPNASMAQLADTSTEAFEDFYFKVCCLDYEKMSKAMDPLVELMNRTKKVRIVGPGTDLEFSIEGINAIKCDGKKNIPDGEIYTAPVRNSVNGYITYNTPALYQGYTFENIRFEFKDGKIIKATANDTERLNKILDTDEGARYIGEFAIGINPHILKPMKDTLFDEKIAGSIHFTPGRAYEECDNGNKSAIHWDLVYIQRPEYGGGEIWFDDVLVRKDGLFVPEELQGLNPENLV from the coding sequence ATGCGAGATCCCAGATACGAAAAACTTGCCCGGATTCTGATCCACTATTCGGTGGAGTTAAAAGAGGGGGAAAATATCCTGATTGAGGCCGGCCCCGGTGAAGCTCCTCTAGTGAAAGAACTGGTGCGGGAAATTTACAGGGTGGGAGGCAGGCCTTTCGTGTCACTGGCCATGCAGGAAATTCAAAGGGAGATACTGATGAATTTGAGCGAAGAGGCTGCCGCGATGATGGCCCGTTACGATTCCGAGCGGATGAAAGATATGAACGCCTATATAGGAATCCGCGGCGGGGACAATGTGGCGGAGCTTTCCGACGTGCCTCACGATAAAAAATCCCTTTACATGCAGCTTTACGTAAAACCCGTTCACGGGGATATAAGGGTACCCCGTACCAAATGGTGTGTTTTAAGGTACCCCAATGCTTCCATGGCACAGCTGGCCGACACCAGCACGGAAGCCTTCGAGGATTTTTATTTTAAAGTGTGCTGCCTGGATTACGAAAAGATGTCAAAGGCCATGGACCCGTTGGTGGAGCTCATGAACAGGACTAAAAAGGTCCGGATAGTCGGCCCGGGCACCGACCTGGAATTTTCCATAGAGGGAATCAATGCGATAAAATGCGACGGTAAAAAGAATATCCCGGACGGTGAAATTTACACGGCACCCGTTCGAAATTCAGTAAACGGCTACATAACTTATAACACTCCAGCGCTCTACCAGGGATATACTTTTGAAAATATAAGGTTTGAGTTTAAGGATGGTAAAATCATTAAGGCCACCGCCAACGATACCGAGCGGTTGAACAAGATCCTCGACACCGACGAAGGGGCAAGGTATATCGGTGAGTTTGCCATCGGTATAAATCCCCATATATTAAAGCCCATGAAGGACACCCTTTTTGACGAGAAAATAGCGGGGAGCATCCACTTTACTCCCGGAAGGGCTTACGAGGAATGCGACAACGGTAACAAATCCGCCATTCACTGGGACCTGGTGTACATCCAAAGGCCCGAGTACGGTGGCGGAGAAATCTGGTTCGACGACGTGCTCGTGAGAAAAGACGGGCTTTTTGTGCCCGAGGAACTGCAGGGCCTCAACCCCGAAAACCTCGTCTAA
- a CDS encoding phosphatase, protein MKLEVDTHCHTVASGHAYSTVVENAKAASQKGLRMIAITDHGPSMPGGPHLYHFGNLKVLPRQIEGVYILRGVEANILDYDGTLDLPEGYLRNLDIVLAGFHTHCYRGGNVEENTRAAINAMKNPYVDILVHPGNPEFPIDIDKVVEASVEYGVHIEINNSSFTVSRRGSEQNCMLIARKAASLGAKIVVGSDAHICFDVGNFDKALRIIREAGVSEENVLNTSAEKVLTYLKAKGREILPKQDPGSKM, encoded by the coding sequence TTGAAACTGGAAGTGGACACCCACTGCCACACGGTCGCCAGCGGCCACGCTTACAGCACGGTTGTTGAAAATGCGAAAGCCGCATCTCAAAAAGGGCTTAGGATGATCGCCATAACTGACCACGGGCCTTCTATGCCGGGAGGCCCTCACCTTTACCACTTCGGCAACTTGAAGGTTTTGCCCAGGCAGATCGAAGGCGTATACATACTGAGAGGTGTCGAGGCTAACATCCTGGATTATGATGGCACCCTAGACCTGCCGGAAGGTTACCTACGGAACCTGGATATAGTTCTAGCCGGTTTTCATACCCATTGTTACCGTGGAGGTAATGTGGAAGAAAACACCCGGGCGGCCATTAACGCCATGAAAAACCCGTACGTCGATATACTGGTGCACCCGGGAAATCCTGAGTTCCCGATAGACATCGATAAAGTAGTAGAAGCTTCCGTGGAATACGGGGTGCACATTGAAATAAACAACAGTTCCTTTACAGTAAGCCGGCGAGGAAGTGAACAAAACTGCATGCTTATAGCCAGGAAAGCTGCAAGTTTAGGGGCAAAAATCGTTGTCGGCAGTGACGCACATATTTGCTTTGATGTGGGCAATTTCGATAAAGCCCTCCGGATCATCCGGGAAGCCGGCGTTTCCGAGGAAAACGTTTTAAATACCTCGGCTGAGAAAGTATTAACTTATTTGAAGGCCAAGGGGAGAGAGATACTACCAAAACAGGACCCAGGCTCAAAAATGTAA
- a CDS encoding DUF1540 domain-containing protein produces MPNLKCNVTTCKYNNNSECCAENVMVNAIRPTCTSKEGTYCDAYTRKDDQAGKTCITTDGRSCWD; encoded by the coding sequence ATGCCCAACCTTAAATGCAATGTCACCACATGTAAGTATAATAACAACAGCGAATGCTGTGCCGAAAACGTGATGGTCAACGCAATCAGGCCCACCTGTACCTCAAAAGAAGGCACCTATTGCGACGCTTATACCAGAAAAGACGATCAGGCGGGCAAAACGTGTATAACCACCGACGGCAGGTCGTGCTGGGATTAA
- a CDS encoding ComEC/Rec2 family competence protein, whose product MKKAFRNKPIIILLLLAIFIAAFLPGCAVESGFDQEGTGPSRGFLEVNFLDVGQADSIFIIFPGGSTMLVDAGNNDDAKTVINYIRKKGIKRIDAVVATHPHEDHIGAMDDVIHTFDIGKIYMPRVTTTTKTFRDFMQAVSDKKLKITPVKGGMTISLDEDVDIRVLAPNSTGYDELNNYSAVLKITYKNNSFILTGDAEKLSEQEMLKKKYNLKADVLKVGHHGSSSSTSTEFLKSVSPRYAVISYGKNNDYGHPHRETLERLRKYNVIVYTTAKNGHVIMESDGNTIKVTTSR is encoded by the coding sequence ATGAAAAAAGCCTTTAGGAACAAACCAATAATTATTCTGCTTTTATTGGCCATCTTTATAGCAGCTTTCCTGCCGGGATGTGCCGTCGAAAGCGGCTTTGATCAGGAAGGAACCGGCCCTTCCCGCGGATTTTTGGAGGTGAATTTCCTGGACGTAGGCCAGGCCGACAGCATTTTTATAATATTCCCCGGGGGCAGTACCATGCTCGTAGATGCCGGGAATAACGACGACGCAAAAACGGTTATAAATTACATAAGGAAAAAGGGCATAAAAAGAATTGACGCCGTCGTCGCCACCCATCCCCACGAGGACCACATCGGGGCCATGGACGATGTCATCCATACTTTTGACATAGGCAAAATATACATGCCCAGGGTCACCACGACTACAAAGACCTTCAGGGATTTCATGCAGGCAGTCTCGGACAAAAAGCTCAAAATTACCCCCGTAAAGGGCGGGATGACCATATCACTGGATGAGGATGTCGACATCCGGGTTCTGGCTCCCAACAGCACAGGATACGATGAGTTAAACAATTACAGCGCCGTGCTTAAAATAACGTACAAAAACAACTCCTTTATCCTGACCGGTGACGCTGAAAAGCTCTCCGAACAGGAAATGTTGAAGAAAAAATACAACTTAAAGGCCGACGTATTGAAGGTGGGCCATCACGGCAGCAGTTCCAGCACTTCCACGGAATTTTTAAAATCAGTGTCGCCCCGTTATGCGGTGATAAGCTACGGAAAGAACAACGACTACGGCCACCCGCACAGGGAAACATTGGAAAGGCTGCGGAAATATAATGTCATAGTGTACACTACCGCCAAAAACGGCCATGTAATAATGGAAAGCGACGGTAACACAATAAAAGTAACAACTTCCAGGTAA
- a CDS encoding ABC transporter substrate-binding protein, translating to MRWRPFTRFFCLLLAMVLMLSSVGCGTKKDLRRRDEGEQKTWQGVITLWDFPRWEDENGNRYGWIERKIAEFEKSHPGVFIHLRKLKWEYGMLELRAAASTGTNPDIAPVAGDIDFILQGYLEPVDEFFTPEELKRYDERVLKALSHNGRLYGFPWFITTYGLFLNADAFRSRNARIPTDGEWSYQEFVEALQKLTYDKNRDRKHDYFGFNSFLYPGSYQMWGFLTMDGARLFDENGRFVLNSPEGKSALTKIVDLSAKYRVVPEDFGTGDEKQVWSDFIETKKIAVCPAGPWAIKILEEKQRQGKGFEFEIARYPSGSSKAKSIAFASGYAIFKQQDPGKRAMCAEFLKFITSEREQEELMKYGVFPAIKDLQEKASEDRHMKRMKEILDDAEFLPKIRNFTKVDEIITTQVRQAILGRKTPAQALDDAAEEIGKLQEGSMQNSNKIGDSNKEPAIIGPYGVGE from the coding sequence ATGCGCTGGCGACCTTTTACCCGATTTTTTTGCCTTCTTCTCGCTATGGTGTTGATGCTTTCTTCGGTGGGATGCGGTACAAAAAAAGACTTACGGAGGCGCGATGAAGGAGAGCAAAAGACCTGGCAGGGGGTTATAACCCTGTGGGATTTTCCCAGGTGGGAGGATGAAAACGGAAACAGGTACGGATGGATTGAGAGGAAAATCGCTGAATTTGAAAAATCCCACCCGGGAGTTTTCATACATCTTAGAAAATTAAAATGGGAATACGGGATGTTAGAGCTGAGAGCAGCTGCTTCTACGGGGACAAACCCTGACATAGCCCCCGTAGCGGGAGACATAGACTTTATCCTGCAAGGTTATCTGGAACCCGTTGACGAGTTTTTTACACCGGAAGAGCTCAAAAGGTACGATGAAAGAGTTTTAAAAGCCTTGAGCCACAACGGCCGGCTCTACGGGTTTCCGTGGTTTATTACTACATACGGCCTTTTTTTAAACGCCGATGCCTTTCGTTCCAGAAACGCCCGAATTCCTACTGATGGAGAATGGAGTTATCAGGAATTTGTAGAGGCTCTTCAAAAACTTACATATGATAAAAATCGGGATAGAAAACACGACTATTTCGGTTTTAACAGTTTTCTGTATCCGGGCAGCTACCAGATGTGGGGGTTCCTTACCATGGATGGGGCCAGGCTTTTCGATGAAAACGGGCGCTTCGTTCTTAACAGCCCTGAAGGGAAATCGGCCCTTACTAAAATAGTAGACCTTTCGGCAAAGTACAGGGTGGTGCCCGAAGACTTCGGTACTGGCGATGAAAAACAGGTGTGGAGTGATTTCATAGAAACAAAAAAGATTGCCGTGTGTCCGGCGGGTCCGTGGGCTATAAAAATTCTTGAAGAAAAGCAGCGGCAAGGTAAAGGCTTTGAATTTGAAATAGCCCGCTATCCTTCAGGCTCGAGTAAAGCGAAATCGATCGCCTTCGCGTCAGGTTACGCAATCTTCAAGCAGCAGGATCCGGGGAAAAGGGCCATGTGCGCTGAGTTTTTAAAATTTATTACATCGGAAAGAGAACAGGAAGAACTCATGAAGTACGGAGTTTTTCCGGCTATTAAAGACCTTCAGGAAAAAGCTAGCGAGGATAGGCATATGAAGCGCATGAAAGAAATACTCGACGACGCCGAGTTTCTCCCAAAAATAAGGAATTTCACCAAAGTGGATGAAATTATAACGACTCAGGTGCGCCAGGCAATTCTCGGCAGAAAGACTCCCGCCCAGGCTCTTGATGACGCAGCGGAGGAGATCGGGAAACTGCAGGAGGGCTCCATGCAGAATTCCAATAAAATTGGGGATTCTAATAAAGAACCTGCGATTATAGGCCCTTATGGTGTTGGGGAGTGA
- a CDS encoding radical SAM protein translates to MLDILENCRLCPRSCGVNRLKGECGFCGASDRVVVAKAFAHRWEEPCISGDSGSGTVFFSGCNLRCVFCQNYRISQEWFGKAVSEDDLVEIFLNLQAKGVHNINLVTPTIYTPQLAGALKKARQKGLFIPVIWNSNSYENPEALKILEGLVDVYLPDIKYFDSAAARKYSGAGDYFDRAAPAVLEMYRQVGEPVFDDKGIIKRGLIIRHLVLPGLKEDSKKILEWIKSNLPGGVYVSLMSQYMPCYRAGEFPEINRVLSIEEYEEVIDYFFELGLENGFAQEEGANSAKYVPDFDLEGIP, encoded by the coding sequence ATGCTGGATATACTTGAGAACTGCCGGCTTTGCCCGAGGAGCTGCGGAGTTAACCGCCTAAAGGGTGAGTGCGGGTTTTGCGGCGCTTCGGACAGGGTGGTGGTGGCAAAGGCCTTCGCCCACCGGTGGGAAGAGCCGTGCATAAGCGGAGACAGCGGCTCGGGGACCGTATTTTTCTCGGGGTGCAACCTGAGATGCGTTTTTTGCCAGAATTACAGGATAAGCCAGGAATGGTTCGGAAAAGCTGTCAGCGAAGACGACCTTGTGGAGATCTTTCTCAATCTCCAGGCAAAAGGAGTGCACAACATCAACCTGGTCACGCCGACGATATATACCCCGCAGCTGGCCGGCGCGCTGAAAAAAGCAAGGCAAAAAGGGCTTTTTATACCGGTGATATGGAATTCCAATTCCTACGAAAATCCGGAAGCTCTGAAGATATTGGAGGGACTGGTGGACGTATACCTCCCGGATATTAAATATTTCGACAGTGCCGCCGCCCGGAAGTATTCCGGAGCCGGTGATTATTTCGATCGTGCGGCACCGGCGGTGCTGGAGATGTACCGGCAGGTGGGGGAGCCGGTATTTGACGATAAAGGTATTATAAAAAGAGGCCTTATTATAAGGCACCTGGTTCTACCCGGTCTGAAAGAAGATTCAAAGAAAATACTCGAATGGATAAAATCTAATCTACCCGGGGGTGTTTACGTCAGCCTCATGTCCCAGTACATGCCATGCTATAGAGCCGGGGAATTTCCCGAAATCAACAGGGTTCTTTCAATAGAGGAATACGAGGAAGTAATAGATTATTTTTTCGAACTGGGCCTTGAAAACGGATTTGCCCAGGAAGAAGGGGCGAATTCGGCAAAGTACGTACCGGATTTCGACCTGGAAGGAATTCCATAA